The genomic DNA CTTGTTCCCAGCGCAGAAGGCAACAACTGTGTAGATGTTCCGCACCGCGTCTTCGAGGACCAGAGAGGCCTTCCTGTGCATCTGTTGAATGCCACGAGAAAAACCAGCCAACCACAATTTCTGTGGACAAAAAATTTGAAGCTGATCAGGGACATGTTGACTTATGGCAAGAGGAAATGTGAACTACAATACTAATCTTCACGAATCaagaaattgaaatattttctctggcaaatgaaattgaaaaaaattcacaaggCATAAATGATTAGCAAAAAACCTGCGCGATGGCCGAAACAGCGAGAACTGGTAGGGTTGCCAAAGCAACAAGTGCCAATCGCCATTGCAGAAGGAACCCAATGATGACTGCCACGATGACAGCAGTGCTGTCCTGTATTAATATTGAAAGCCTATTACTAAAAGCAGCTCTCACAAATGTGGCATCATTTGCAAGGCGCATAGATAAAGTGTCTGCGCTGTTTTCCTCTTCATCAAACCAACCAACCTCATTACGCAACATTGCTGTAACaaatatacaattaatttgattatgaAATGGAGAGTATCAAATTCTTAAGTACAATGCATAATTGCTCAAAGGGTAACTATTATCCCAATAAAAGTGTAAAGGAAACGAAATGGATACCTGAGAACATCATTCTTCGGACTCGCTCTGTCATCTTCTCACCCATGATGCCAAAGTAAAAATGCTGCAGGAAGTTGGCGATCACGGTAACTATACCCATGCAGGTTATGATCAAGCACCATTTGTCAATTTCCTGCCTTACATGTGTGCCCTCACCTCGTCTATAGTAAGCTGTTACGATCAATGCAACAACATATGCAAGAAGAGGATTGAAGGAACCAAATATTGCAGCACCAGTGCTGCCCAAAACAGCATAAAGCCATTCAGGAAAACTTAGCTCGACTAATCTCCAAATGGAAGGTGCTTCGTGTTTCGGCGAGTCCTTtgcatccttttcttttatcacaGAGTCATCAGAATGACTGTGGGGCCTACTAAAAGTCTGAGAGTGGGACCTCTCATTCTTAGGGTCAGAAGTCAAAAGGGGTGAAACCGGGGACTCAGGGTCTGAACCATTTTGCACTAGCTTCTGTGCGGACAGGACATCGAGCTTTGGCAAGTCAGGCAGTCTCATTTCAAAGCTGTCTTGCCTTTTAATTGGTGGCTCCTTATCAGCTGAATCCAATGGAATTCCATTTTCCTGCAGTAGCTCTGACGGTGGACTCCTGGAGTTTGGTGATTCTTGCAAGTTGTACACTATATCTTGGGGCCGAAGTCCATGCACAGCAGGAACTCTCTGAAGAGAAGGTGATTTGGCCATTTTAGGAGATGTGGGTTCCTGGAAACTGTTACTGGTTGAAGAATCCATTTCGATCTGGAAAGCTGCTCTCTCTCTGTAATCTTTCACGGGCATCCTGAATAAAAGTTGAAATGCCGGTGAACATCTACATTTTCTGATCCATAACAATATCTACGAAAACACTATGCGGTAACAAAAACAAAGCCActaatttgagaaattttataCCTTCTAGGAAGTTTTGTTGCTTCTTCACATTTTAGAAGCTCTGCATAAAGCCCATCTAAGCTCAAAAGTTCATCATGTGTGCCCATTTCAACAAGCTGACCTTCCTCCATCACAGCTATATAATCAGCATTCCTAATAAGGCTCAGTCGTCGAGCTATTATGATGGTCGAACGTCCCAACATAAGTAGATCAAGGGCCTCCTGAACAGCTTTTTCAGCTTCGAAATCAAGTCCACCGGTGACCTCGTCGAGCAGAAGAACTGATGGATTCAGAAGCACTGCCCTGGCAATAGAAAGCTTGATCTTCTGCTCTTCAGTCAGAGCTAAACCAGCCCTACCCACCTAAAATGACAAGTTGCTTGTGTTTTAGGTAATCCACAGATATACAATGACGGTACAATAAACTAACAATTACatgatttataaatttatctcCCTTTTACCTGTGTGTCATATCCTTTTTCAAGGGAACTAATAAATGTATGTGCACGAGCAATTTTGGCAGCTTCCTCAATTTGATCTGCAGTAGCATTTCGACCATATGCAATATTATCTCTTATGCTGAGACTCAGTAAGGCAGGCTCCTGGGTTACTAGTCCTATTTGGCTTCTTAACCATTCCAGTTTTAGATTTTTTACATTCTCTCCGTCAAGAAGAACTTCCCCTGCACCACAAAATTAGAAGGGGGCAAAAAACAGGGGAATCAGCAAAGGAACATAGATGCTGAAATTTCCATAGAACATTAACCAACAGCACATCGACTGCCTATAGTATGGTAATAAACACCAAGATACCTAATGTAGGATCATAGAACCTCTCCATCAGTGGAATAATACTGCTTTTTCCAGATCCATTTCTGCCAACAAGCGCCACAGCTTTCTTAGCAGGCACAGTGAGGTAGAACCCGCTCAAGATAGGGATTTCAGGACGAGACAGATAGCTAAAGTATACATTACGAAACTCGATGTTTCCTTGAATTGATGCCGGTGCATTTCCATCATTATTGTCTCTGGAAGATGATCTACTTATCATCTCAAAAAGTCTATAGGCAGCGATTCGCCCTTGGTCAAATGAGTAGAAGTTCGTCGCAGCCTGATTCAGTCCTCTGAAATACAAGTGTGAATTCGATAAGACAACAGAAATGAGACATTATAGAAGGATGAATTAGAATAAGGTGCTTACAGGCCACTCAAAATTATAGCAAACAAAGCAGCTACGATTTCACCGCCATGGGCTTTTCCATGGGTTACCAGGATTCTTCCGACCCATAGTTGCAAGGCACAAGAACAAATCGCAAGTCCATATGTAAATCCAAGCCCAAGCCCTTGCACAAGACTTATCAGGATACCATATCTCAGAGTTGCTTGCAGGGACGTAGCATAAGAATATTTGGCTAGTGTTTCATTTGTGAATGCATACAAGGTTCCAATATAAGAAATTGCCTGCATAGTTTAGAAACAAAAGATAGATTTTAGAATGAAAAGTTACACTCAACCAATACGGGTgatcaaagaaaataaaaaacaacaCAGACCAATAGCATAGCATGCCAGAGCGAGATTCTTTGTTGTATATTTTATTGGAACAAATTAAGATTCCTAATACTGATCCTTATCAGTTTCTTTTCTCCTGAGAACCCATTAGTCATAACTTGAAGCACAGAAGGATCTGATATTTTCCTATACAAGAGAAAATCGTAAAACCTACAAGACAATGAGAATATCATTTTCAACAACAGAATCCCGTATAATGCCTAGAGTGACACTTGGGGAAAggcctcttttctttttgttcaaCAGCTTCCAGGGAAATAGAGTTCCTATATCACATCATAAATGGAAAGCAACCAAATCgggccggggggggggggggggggggggggggtgggggtaAGACTGAAGAAGCATTTCGCTGCGCGATTTACATCACTTTAATGATCAAAGTCGCAGCCCATATTATTGTGACAAATTAGAAGATATATTTTACTCACAATTATAATGTGTATCAAGAAATACCTGTTCGGCAATGCTAGCTGCTTCAGCATAAGCATCTTGTATATTCTCAGCAAGCCTGTGAAGAAATACATTTGAAATACCTCCAGCAGCAACTATAAAAGGGCCAGTTGCTAGTGTTATGAGGGTAATTTGCCAGCAGTTTACAAATCCAATGATCAGCCCACTGAAAAAGGTGGCCATATTGTGAATATAATTTCCAACCTGCATGATCAAAAGATCAAAGTAATAAATGTGTGAAATTCCATTTCAAGAGTATACTGAACAGAGCAGAACAGAAGCACCATTTGACATCTAACCGTACTTTTTCACTGAGAGCAGATTGAATGAGCAGCACATCGCTCAATACTTGGCTCACAATGTCCCCGTTGTTCCCATAGGTGTCAAAAAAACTCATATCCTGATTGAGAAGTACTTGTACATATCTTGACCTAATGACAGCTGTCTGCCGCTCCCCAGTCAAAATCCAGCACGAAACCTCTATTACAAATGAAGAAGTTAGGATCAAGCCTTTTAATAGAGCGGCATCCATAGGGTTCTGCTCGACTTTCAAGCTTGTGGGGACTTACCAATCCAACCAGCAGCAAAAACACCAACAGCAATGTAAAGCAGAGACAGAGCAAGCTGCAGCAAAGACATAGCaaaaaagttcaaattttGACACAAAACATCATCTCCAAAGCAAAAACCCATCTAATGGATACTAGCATTGAGTAGTTCAATAGGTCAATAAACAAACTATAATTATCATCTGCTCATCAAAATTCAGAGCGCTAAGCAGACAGGCTTCAGCAAGAGCTTTAAATTGTGTAAACAAAACATCACTGGCTCACCTCTTAACCATTTTACTCTACTCATCCAAATTATATAAGTGGTTCATTCCCTTGTCAACACAATTTCACCAGCAAGCTAGGAATATACCCTCCAGAACTTTCataaatttcattatattgcacaaaataattagaaaagtCCCCTTCAATTTTTAGGATTGCAATCCCAACTGCATTCTAGAATCGGCAATTTCCCTACAATTAAACCCCCATATCAATATCTGTCCACAAATTCTAATATACGGCATTCATCAAATGAAACACTCCATGAAACTTTTCAGCGGAAGCACGCAATTAAGATACAACAACTATGATAGCTTAGAAATTATTAGCTAAACAACCA from Punica granatum isolate Tunisia-2019 chromosome 2, ASM765513v2, whole genome shotgun sequence includes the following:
- the LOC116197405 gene encoding ABC transporter B family member 20-like, with translation MMISRGLFGWSPPHIQPLTPVSEVSEPPESPSPYLDMSAEGGASGAPGAAQVEAEEEMEEAEEIEPPPAAVPFSRLFACADRLDWALMAVGSLAAAAHGTALVVYLHYFAKIVQVLSLGPSAPNAEVFDRFKELALSLLYIAVGVFAAGWIEVSCWILTGERQTAVIRSRYVQVLLNQDMSFFDTYGNNGDIVSQVLSDVLLIQSALSEKVGNYIHNMATFFSGLIIGFVNCWQITLITLATGPFIVAAGGISNVFLHRLAENIQDAYAEAASIAEQAISYIGTLYAFTNETLAKYSYATSLQATLRYGILISLVQGLGLGFTYGLAICSCALQLWVGRILVTHGKAHGGEIVAALFAIILSGLGLNQAATNFYSFDQGRIAAYRLFEMISRSSSRDNNDGNAPASIQGNIEFRNVYFSYLSRPEIPILSGFYLTVPAKKAVALVGRNGSGKSSIIPLMERFYDPTLGEVLLDGENVKNLKLEWLRSQIGLVTQEPALLSLSIRDNIAYGRNATADQIEEAAKIARAHTFISSLEKGYDTQVGRAGLALTEEQKIKLSIARAVLLNPSVLLLDEVTGGLDFEAEKAVQEALDLLMLGRSTIIIARRLSLIRNADYIAVMEEGQLVEMGTHDELLSLDGLYAELLKCEEATKLPRRMPVKDYRERAAFQIEMDSSTSNSFQEPTSPKMAKSPSLQRVPAVHGLRPQDIVYNLQESPNSRSPPSELLQENGIPLDSADKEPPIKRQDSFEMRLPDLPKLDVLSAQKLVQNGSDPESPVSPLLTSDPKNERSHSQTFSRPHSHSDDSVIKEKDAKDSPKHEAPSIWRLVELSFPEWLYAVLGSTGAAIFGSFNPLLAYVVALIVTAYYRRGEGTHVRQEIDKWCLIITCMGIVTVIANFLQHFYFGIMGEKMTERVRRMMFSAMLRNEVGWFDEEENSADTLSMRLANDATFVRAAFSNRLSILIQDSTAVIVAVIIGFLLQWRLALVALATLPVLAVSAIAQKLWLAGFSRGIQQMHRKASLVLEDAVRNIYTVVAFCAGNKVMELYQFQLNKIFKQSFLQGMAIGFGFGFSQFLLFACNALLLWYAGLLVKKGYMAPPTALKEYMVFSFATFALVEPFGLAPYILKRRKSLASVFEIIDRVPQIEPDDTNAMKPPNVYGSIELKNVDFCYPTRPEVLVLSNFSLKVNGGQTVAVVGVSGSGKSTIISLMERFYDPVAGQVLLDSRDLKLYNLRWLRSHMGLVQQEPIIFSTTIRENIIYARHNASEAEMKEAARIANAHHFISSLPYGYDTHVGMRGVDLTPGQKQRIAIARVILKNAPILLLDEASSSIESESSRVVQEALDTLIMGNKTTILIAHRAAMMRYVDNIVVLNGGRIVEEGTHDSLMAKKGLYVRLMQPHFGKGLRQHRLV